The genome window TCTACCGAAATGGAGAGCTGGTTCGTGCAGCCACCCGCGGTGACGGCACCACGGGCGAAGACATCACCCACAACGTGCTCACCATCAAGAGCATCCCACGCACGCTCAAGGGCACCGGCCATCCCGCTGAGGTGGAGATCCGCGGGGAGGTGTTCTTCCCGTCCAAGGAGTTCGCCCAGCTGAACGAGTCGATGGTCGAGGCCGGCAAGGCGCCCTTCGCGAACCCGCGCAACGCCGCGGCGGGCTCGCTGCGTCAGAAGGACCCCGCCCTCACAGCCCAGCGCCCCCTGGACATGTACGTGCACGGCATCGGTGCCCGCGAGGGCCTGGCAGCCGAAAGCCAGTCCGAGACCTACGGCCTCCTGCAGGAGTGGGGGCTTCCTGTCTCGCCGTACTTCAAGGTCCTTTCGACCTACCAGGAAGTGCTGGAGTTCATCGAGCACTACGGGGAGCACCGCCACGACCTCCTCCACGAGATCGACGGCATCGTGGTCAAGGTGGACAGTTTCGCCCTGCAGCGCGCCCTCGGACACACCTCCCGGGTGCCCCGCTGGGCTGTGGCCTACAAGTACCCGCCCGAAGAGGTGAACACCAAGCTCCTGGATATCCGGGTCAACGTCGGCCGCACAGGCCGGGTGACCCCTTACGGGATGATGGTGCCCGTCAAGGTCGCGGGGTCCACCGTGGAGATGGCCACCCTGCACAACCAGGAAGTAGTCAAAGCGAAGGGTGTGCTGATCGGGGACATCGTGGTGTTGCGCAAGGCCGGCGACGTCATCCCGGAGATCGTGGGCCCCGTCGTCGCGCTGCGCTCGCAGCAGGACCCGCCGCCGTACGAGTTCGTGATGCCGACGCACTGCCCGTCCTGCGGCACGGCCCTGGCGCCCGCCAAGGAGGGCGACGTCGACATCCGGTGCCCCAACGCAAAGTCCTGCCCGTCTCAGCTGCGTGAGCGGGTCTTCCACGTTGCGGGCCGCGGCGCTTTCGATATCGAGGCGCTGGGCTGGGAAGCAGCGATCGCCCTGACCCAGCCGGCCGAACCCGCAGTTCCCCCGTTGACCACGGAAGCGGACCTGTTCCGGCTCACCCCCGAGAAGCTTGCCGACGTCCGGATCCTCCGGGACAAGAAGGTCAAGGGAGTGGTCACCGGGCAGGAGCTCGTCCCGTACTTCTTCACCCGGGGGACCGCGAAAAAGCCCTCCGAGCCCACGGCGAACACGCGCAAGCTTTTCGCCGAGCTCGAGAAGGCCAAGTCGCAGCCGCTCTGGCGGGTTCTCGTTGCACTGTCCATCCGGCACGTTGGTCCCACCGCGTCCCGTGCTCTCGCCACCGCCTTCGGGTCGATGGACCGGATCCGCAGTGCCGGCGAAGAGGAACTGGCTAACGTCGACGGCGTTGGTCCCACTATTGCCGCTGCCCTCAAGGAGTGGTTCGCCGAGGACTGGCACCGCGAGATCGTGGACCGGTGGGCCGAGGACGGCGTACGCATGGCCGACGAGGTGGACGAGTCCATGCCCCGCACGCTCGAGGGCCTCACGATCGTCGTCACCGGATCGCTGGAGGGCTTCAGCAGGGACGAGGCCAAGGAGGCCATCATCCTCCGCGGCGGCAAGGCGGCCGGTTCGGTGTCGAAGAACACCAGCTACGTGGTCGCAGGCGAGAACGCGGGCACCAAGCTCGACAAGGCCGAGCAGCTCGGCCTGCCCATCCTCGATGAGGATGGCTTCCGCAAGCTGCTTCAGGAAGGAAGCGTATGACAACCAGCGCCAGTCCGGCCGAACTGCTCCATGTTGCACTTCAGGCGGCCGAAGCCGGGGCGGACGTCCTGCGCGCCCGCAGCGAGGGTGAGCTTGAAGCTGAGAACAAGAGCTCGGACAGCGACTGGGTAACGGCGTTTGATACGGCGGCGGAACGGGCCGTACGTGATGTGATCGGGCGGGCCCGCCCGCACGATTCCATCACCGGCGAGGAGTACGGCACCACAGTTCCGGAGGGCGAGACTTCCGGCGTGCGATGGTCGATCGACCCGCTTGACGGCACCACCAACTTCATCCGGAATATCGTCTACTACTGCACCTCAGTGGCCGCAGTGGACGAAGACGGTACCTGGGTTGCCGGCGTCGTCTCCGCTCCAGCCCTGGACCGCACCTACTGGGCCTCCCGCGGGCAGGGCGCCTGGGTCCGCGAGCGGGGCACGGTCCGCCAGCTTCACGGTCCGGTCGAAGGGCGACCGGGCACCATCCTGGGAAGCGGGTTCAACTACAACCCGGCTCAGCGCACTCAACAGCTGAGCGAGCTTGCCGACCTGCTCGCTGGGCACGGGGACCTGCGGCGCATCGGCTCGGCCGCGCTGGACCTGTGCATGGTCGCCGACGGCAGCCTCGACGCCTATCTCGAACGCGGACTGAACGAACACGATTGGGCAGCCGGTGCGCTGATTGCGGAGGAAGCCGGCGCCGTCGTCCGCCGTCCGGCGCTGACGCCGGCGTTAGAGGGCGGTCCGGACGACGACGAGCGGTTCTCCGCGTTCACCGTCGCGGGCACACAGCAGATCGTGGAGCTGGCCGAGCGCCTCGAATCGAGGGCCTGACCAGGCGCGGCTAGCTTGCAGGCGCAGCTCAGATTGCCGGCAGGCCGTAGCGGTGCTCGGGGCGGCCGGTCGTCCCGTAGCGCAGCTGGATCTCCACAGCGCCGTCGTCGGCCAACGACGACAGGTACCGCTGTGCAGTAGCGCGGGACACGCCCACCCGGTTTGCGACTTCCGCGGCGGAGTACTGTTCGCCGGGCAGGAGCGACTCGAGGACCGCCGCTTCAGTGGCAGACCGTGGTTTCAACGACGGCGTCACGTCCCCTGGGATGAGGGACCGTTTGGCTCGCTCAACGGCATCCTGGTTCAGCGCGCCGGGCTGGGACAGGACCCGGCGGTACCGGGCGTAGGAACGCAACTGCTGGGACAGGGACTCTGCGGTGAACGGTTTGAGCAGGTACCCGAGTGCTCCACGTCGGAATGCAGTCCCGACGGAAACGGCGTCGGAGGCCGCGCTCAGGATCACGGTGTCGACATCCAGTTGCTGGAGCAGGTCAAGCCCGGACGCGTCCGGCAGATAGACGTCGAGCAGAACCAGGTCCGGCCGCAGGCTATGGATGGACTGCAGCGCCAGCGAAGCTGTTCCCACCGGTGCCAGTGCCAGGAATCCCGCAACGGAGTCCACGTAGGCCGCGTGAAGTTTGGCCACGTGAAAGTCGTCATCAACAATCAGAACCCGGAAGTCCTCAGCCATGCTCTTCCTCTCCTCCTGTTCCACCAGCATTCGCAACCCGGGACGCCCTGGTCGCAGCGGTCGTCTGCGGAAGGGTGGCCATGAAGACCGCACCCGGCCCACCAGGCTTGCCCGGATCCAGCAGTGATACGTCCCCGCCGCGCCGCCGGGCCAGCTGCCGTGCAAGCGCCAGCCCGAAACCCTGGCCGCCGCCGGCGCGGACCGGCCCGGAAGCCATGGTGTAACCCTCGGCGAAGACCGACTCAGGGTCCGTTCCGGCGGCCAACCCGTCTCCGGAGTCCGCAACGACCACATAGAGGGTCCCGCCGTCGTCGGCCGGTTCATCCAGGATTTCCAGCTCGACCCAGCGCTCTTCGGCCAAGCCGGCGACGGCGGCATTGACGGCGTTGTCGATGAGGTTACCCAGGACGGTAGTGACATCCTGGGGTTCAGTGACCTGTCCGCGGACAAGCGTTTCCGGGCCGATGCGCAGGGCGACGCCGCGCTCGTCAGCCTCTACTGACTTCGCGCCGACGAAGGCCTGGAGGTACGGGTCCTGCAGCAGCTCCGCCTGGTCCACGGGGAACTTCAGCGGCCCGGTCGCGGCCAGCTGGGCCAGGTAATTCCGCGCCTGTGCGTGCTGGCCGATGCTCAGGAATCCGGCGAGGGTGTGCAACTGGTTCGCGAATTCGTGGCGCTGGGCACGCAGGGCCGTGGCCATGGTTCCGACCGCGTCGAGCTGCCGGGTGAGCTGCTGCAGCTCCGTGCGGTCCCGCAGCATCACGACCCACCCCAGGTCCTCCCGCCGGTGGAGGGTCTTTCGAGCGCTCACCACCAGCACGCGTCCCCCTGCCACCAGCTCCACAGCGTCAGCGGATCCCGAACCCGGAGCGATCAGGGACTTGAGCTGGTCGGGAACCGGAGCGTCCTCCCACCGGAATCCGGTGAGGTCCTTCTGTCCCAGGAGCCGCCCGGCTGCGGCGTTGAATACGCTGATCCTGCCGTCGGCGGAGATGCCGATGACGCCCTCGTCCACGCCCTGCAGCACCGCCACCTGGTCGTGGACCAGGGTGCTGATCTCTTCCGGCTCGAGGCCCAGGGTCAGCCGTTGCAGGCGCCTGCGGAGCAGGAAGGAGCCCAGGACGCCGGCCACCAACGCTCCGGCCGCGGTCAGGGCAACGGGACCGATGTCGCGTGCCACCGTCTGGCCGACGGTTTCCATGGAGTAGCCGACGCTCACCTCGCCCACCACCACTTCGCTGCCGGGGGCGTAGACCGGCACCTTGGCCCCTGCCGAGGGGCCGAGCGTTCCGGTATTCCGGGTGGTGACCTCCCGGCCGGCAAGGGCTTCCGAGGGGTCGGTGCTGACCTTCTCGCCGAGCCGCTGGGGATCCGGGTGGGCCAGGCGCAGGCCTGTTTCGTCGGTGATGACTACGAACAGTGCACCGGTACGGGTCCGGGCAGCTTCGGCCGTGGCCATAAGCGGTCCGTCGGCGAGTTCGGCGGCCGGGGGAGTGCCGGCCTGCCGGCTGATCTCCAGGACGTCCGTTCTCACCGACGGGTCCGAGGCCACCGTCCGCGCCAGGGTCAGCGCGCGCGCCTCGGCCTCATCTCCCACGCGCTGGTAGGTCAGCCAGGCGTGGACTGCGGCGCTGAGCAGGACCACAAGCAGTACTACCGCAAGCTGCAGCAGCAGCGTCTGGGTGGAGAAGCGCAGCGGCGTCCGTGGTTCGGACCGGGCCATGATCCTCCTTGATCTCATGGGCGGCGGACGGGCGTGGAATCGTCCCGAAGTGCGGTGAGCAGAATGAGCAAAATGCTCGCAATAAGCAGTATGCCAATCAATTCTGCCAAAGGCAGGACCGTGACAGCGGTCACCCTACAGTCTGTAGCACGCGTCACAACGCTGTGCCGCCGTTCACAAAGAAGGAGCCGGCCGTGCTGGTATTGCTTGGATTCGCAATGATTGCGGTATTCATGGTGCTGATCATGACGAAGAAGTTGACGCCTGTGCTGGCGTTGATCATCGTCCCCACAGTCTTTGGACTTTTCGCCGGTGCCGGGCTTGGCATCGGAGACATGGTGATGGAGTCGATGGCCTCCATGACCTCGACAGCAGCACTGCTGATGTTCGCCATCATCTACTTCGGGCTGATGATCGATGTGGGTCTCTTCGACCCGCTGGTCCGGTTCATCCTGCGCAAGCTCGGCAACGACCCTGCCAAGGTGGTTCTCGGTACCGCACTGCTTGCGGCAGCGGTATCGCTAGACGGCGACGGCTCCACCACCTTCATCCTCACCACAGCCGCGATGCTGCCGATCTACCTTCGCCTGAAGATGAGCCCGGTGGTCCTCACCTGTGTGGCCGGCCTGGCCAACGGAACCATGAATATCCTGCCGTGGGGCGGTCCTACCGCCC of Arthrobacter sp. JZ12 contains these proteins:
- the ligA gene encoding NAD-dependent DNA ligase LigA, encoding MELPADEVPGDPLKEEYARLVDEVRRHRFAYYNENAPLISDAEFDELFQRLEQIEAEHPELISNDSPTQEVGGDVSAAFAPVAHLQRMYSLEDVFSTDELDAWVRRAEASIEAQRPGSSVTWLTELKIDGLAVNLLYRNGELVRAATRGDGTTGEDITHNVLTIKSIPRTLKGTGHPAEVEIRGEVFFPSKEFAQLNESMVEAGKAPFANPRNAAAGSLRQKDPALTAQRPLDMYVHGIGAREGLAAESQSETYGLLQEWGLPVSPYFKVLSTYQEVLEFIEHYGEHRHDLLHEIDGIVVKVDSFALQRALGHTSRVPRWAVAYKYPPEEVNTKLLDIRVNVGRTGRVTPYGMMVPVKVAGSTVEMATLHNQEVVKAKGVLIGDIVVLRKAGDVIPEIVGPVVALRSQQDPPPYEFVMPTHCPSCGTALAPAKEGDVDIRCPNAKSCPSQLRERVFHVAGRGAFDIEALGWEAAIALTQPAEPAVPPLTTEADLFRLTPEKLADVRILRDKKVKGVVTGQELVPYFFTRGTAKKPSEPTANTRKLFAELEKAKSQPLWRVLVALSIRHVGPTASRALATAFGSMDRIRSAGEEELANVDGVGPTIAAALKEWFAEDWHREIVDRWAEDGVRMADEVDESMPRTLEGLTIVVTGSLEGFSRDEAKEAIILRGGKAAGSVSKNTSYVVAGENAGTKLDKAEQLGLPILDEDGFRKLLQEGSV
- a CDS encoding inositol monophosphatase family protein, with the protein product MTTSASPAELLHVALQAAEAGADVLRARSEGELEAENKSSDSDWVTAFDTAAERAVRDVIGRARPHDSITGEEYGTTVPEGETSGVRWSIDPLDGTTNFIRNIVYYCTSVAAVDEDGTWVAGVVSAPALDRTYWASRGQGAWVRERGTVRQLHGPVEGRPGTILGSGFNYNPAQRTQQLSELADLLAGHGDLRRIGSAALDLCMVADGSLDAYLERGLNEHDWAAGALIAEEAGAVVRRPALTPALEGGPDDDERFSAFTVAGTQQIVELAERLESRA
- a CDS encoding response regulator translates to MAEDFRVLIVDDDFHVAKLHAAYVDSVAGFLALAPVGTASLALQSIHSLRPDLVLLDVYLPDASGLDLLQQLDVDTVILSAASDAVSVGTAFRRGALGYLLKPFTAESLSQQLRSYARYRRVLSQPGALNQDAVERAKRSLIPGDVTPSLKPRSATEAAVLESLLPGEQYSAAEVANRVGVSRATAQRYLSSLADDGAVEIQLRYGTTGRPEHRYGLPAI
- a CDS encoding sensor histidine kinase, coding for MARSEPRTPLRFSTQTLLLQLAVVLLVVLLSAAVHAWLTYQRVGDEAEARALTLARTVASDPSVRTDVLEISRQAGTPPAAELADGPLMATAEAARTRTGALFVVITDETGLRLAHPDPQRLGEKVSTDPSEALAGREVTTRNTGTLGPSAGAKVPVYAPGSEVVVGEVSVGYSMETVGQTVARDIGPVALTAAGALVAGVLGSFLLRRRLQRLTLGLEPEEISTLVHDQVAVLQGVDEGVIGISADGRISVFNAAAGRLLGQKDLTGFRWEDAPVPDQLKSLIAPGSGSADAVELVAGGRVLVVSARKTLHRREDLGWVVMLRDRTELQQLTRQLDAVGTMATALRAQRHEFANQLHTLAGFLSIGQHAQARNYLAQLAATGPLKFPVDQAELLQDPYLQAFVGAKSVEADERGVALRIGPETLVRGQVTEPQDVTTVLGNLIDNAVNAAVAGLAEERWVELEILDEPADDGGTLYVVVADSGDGLAAGTDPESVFAEGYTMASGPVRAGGGQGFGLALARQLARRRGGDVSLLDPGKPGGPGAVFMATLPQTTAATRASRVANAGGTGGEEEHG